In Microbacterium enclense, one genomic interval encodes:
- the guaB gene encoding IMP dehydrogenase translates to MEQHDPFGFIGLTYDDVLLLPGHTDVIPSEADTSSRLTRRITVATPLLSSAMDTVTEARMAIAIARQGGIGIVHRNLSIEDQAGIVDQVKRSESGMVSNPITTTPDATVAEVDAMCAQYRISGLPVVDPDGVLVGIITNRDMRFVSGFERQTTLVKDVMTKEGLITGPVGIHANDVIATFAKHRVEKLPLVDDEGKLAGLITIKDFDKSEKYPLATKDDQGRLRVGAAIGFFGDAWQRAEALRDAGVDVLVVDTANGQSAGVIDIVTRLKADESFAHIDVIGGNVATREGAQALIDAGVDAVKVGVGPGSICTTRVVAGVGVPQVTAIYEAAQAAIPAGVPVIADGGLQYSGDIAKALVAGADTVMLGSLLAGTDESPGEIVFQGGKQFKQYRGMGSLGALQTRGKKTSYSKDRYFQADVPSDDKLIPEGIEGQVPYRGPVSAVAYQLIGGLRQSMFYVGARTVEELKSKGRFVRITSAGLKESHPHDVQIVVEAPNYKK, encoded by the coding sequence ATGGAGCAGCACGACCCCTTCGGTTTCATCGGACTGACCTATGACGACGTGTTGCTCCTGCCCGGGCACACCGACGTCATCCCGAGCGAAGCGGACACGTCGTCGCGGCTCACCCGTCGCATCACCGTCGCGACCCCCCTCCTCTCATCCGCCATGGACACCGTGACCGAGGCGCGCATGGCCATCGCCATCGCCCGCCAGGGCGGCATCGGGATCGTGCACCGCAACCTGTCGATCGAGGATCAGGCGGGCATCGTCGACCAGGTCAAGCGCAGTGAGTCGGGAATGGTCTCGAACCCGATCACGACGACACCGGATGCCACCGTGGCCGAGGTCGACGCGATGTGCGCGCAGTACCGCATCTCGGGTCTTCCGGTCGTCGACCCGGACGGCGTCCTCGTCGGCATCATCACGAACCGCGACATGCGGTTCGTCTCGGGCTTCGAGCGCCAGACGACCCTCGTCAAGGATGTGATGACCAAGGAGGGCCTGATCACGGGCCCCGTCGGCATCCATGCCAATGACGTCATCGCCACGTTCGCGAAGCACCGCGTCGAGAAGCTGCCGCTCGTCGACGACGAGGGCAAGCTCGCCGGCCTCATCACCATCAAGGACTTCGACAAGAGCGAGAAGTACCCCCTCGCGACGAAGGACGACCAGGGCCGGCTGCGCGTGGGCGCGGCGATCGGGTTCTTCGGCGACGCCTGGCAGCGGGCCGAGGCTCTGCGCGACGCGGGCGTCGACGTCCTCGTCGTCGATACCGCGAACGGTCAGTCGGCGGGTGTGATCGACATCGTCACGCGCCTCAAGGCCGACGAGTCGTTCGCCCACATCGACGTCATCGGCGGCAACGTCGCGACCCGTGAAGGTGCGCAGGCGCTCATCGACGCGGGAGTGGATGCCGTCAAGGTCGGCGTCGGCCCCGGGTCGATCTGCACGACCCGCGTGGTCGCCGGTGTCGGTGTGCCGCAGGTCACGGCCATCTACGAGGCCGCGCAGGCCGCAATCCCCGCCGGGGTGCCCGTGATCGCCGACGGTGGTCTGCAGTACTCCGGCGATATCGCCAAGGCCCTCGTCGCCGGAGCCGACACGGTGATGCTCGGCTCGCTTCTGGCCGGCACCGACGAATCGCCGGGCGAGATCGTGTTCCAGGGCGGGAAGCAGTTCAAGCAGTACCGCGGAATGGGATCGCTCGGTGCGCTGCAGACCCGCGGCAAGAAGACCTCCTACTCCAAGGACCGCTACTTCCAGGCCGACGTGCCGAGCGACGACAAGCTCATCCCCGAGGGGATCGAGGGTCAGGTGCCCTACCGGGGGCCCGTATCGGCGGTGGCCTATCAGCTCATCGGCGGCCTGCGGCAGTCGATGTTCTACGTCGGTGCCCGCACCGTCGAGGAGCTCAAGTCGAAGGGGCGCTTCGTCCGCATCACCTCGGCGGGGCTGAAGGAGTCGCACCCGCACGACGTGCAGATCGTCGTCGAGGCGCCGAACTACAAGAAGTAA
- a CDS encoding branched-chain amino acid ABC transporter permease, with product MAILVSLLVSAVAVLSLLLASPASAQTTQAPTPAASAGTGDVSTQYTIGGIIRAGDDPVEGVEVLVEGSGFSEVGTTGADGRWTVSVPGPGSYTAELQVDTLPDGVAPRDPDNVKRDVSIGTTNTVNVLFPTGEGTAAAGSIWDTLFSRFFYGLNFGLLLALAAIGISLIFGTTGVNNFAHGEMLTFGAIIFYVFTAMGWNLLLAVLLTVALSAALGWTQDAVLFKPLRKRGVGLVQVLIVTIGLSIVLRYLYLYFFDGGTRNIATGITDNVTIGPVTVTLTSIISMGVSIVMLALVAYFLTRTRIGKATRAVSDNASLAAASGINVDRVIRIVWVLAGALTGLSGVLYGLYRGVTWDMGFAILLLLFAAVTLGGLGSAFGALVGSLIIGIITELSTIVIPPDLRYAVALIVLIGVLLFRPQGVLGRKERIG from the coding sequence ATGGCCATCCTCGTGTCGCTCCTCGTGAGCGCCGTGGCCGTCCTGAGTCTGCTGCTCGCGTCACCCGCGAGCGCGCAGACCACGCAGGCCCCGACACCCGCCGCCTCGGCCGGGACCGGAGACGTCTCGACCCAGTACACGATCGGCGGCATCATCCGCGCCGGCGACGACCCGGTCGAAGGTGTCGAAGTCCTCGTCGAGGGATCCGGCTTCTCGGAGGTCGGCACCACCGGCGCCGACGGGCGCTGGACGGTCTCGGTGCCCGGACCGGGCTCCTACACCGCGGAGCTGCAGGTCGACACGCTCCCCGACGGCGTCGCCCCACGCGATCCCGACAACGTCAAACGCGACGTGAGCATCGGAACGACCAACACGGTCAACGTCCTCTTCCCGACGGGCGAAGGGACGGCCGCCGCCGGATCGATCTGGGACACACTCTTCTCGCGCTTCTTCTACGGCCTGAACTTCGGCCTGCTGCTGGCTCTCGCGGCGATCGGCATCTCGCTGATCTTCGGCACGACCGGCGTGAACAACTTCGCGCACGGCGAGATGCTCACCTTCGGCGCCATCATCTTCTACGTCTTCACCGCGATGGGGTGGAACCTCCTGTTGGCGGTGCTGCTCACCGTGGCCCTCTCGGCCGCGCTCGGCTGGACACAGGATGCCGTGCTGTTCAAACCTCTGCGTAAACGCGGGGTCGGGTTGGTCCAGGTGCTCATCGTGACGATCGGTCTCTCGATCGTCCTGCGGTACCTGTACCTCTACTTCTTCGACGGTGGCACGCGCAACATCGCGACCGGCATCACCGACAACGTGACCATCGGCCCGGTGACGGTGACGCTGACGTCGATCATCAGCATGGGTGTCAGCATCGTCATGCTCGCGCTGGTGGCCTACTTCCTCACACGCACCCGCATCGGTAAAGCGACGCGCGCGGTCAGTGATAACGCCTCGCTCGCGGCCGCCTCCGGCATCAACGTCGACCGCGTGATCCGCATCGTCTGGGTGCTCGCCGGTGCCCTCACGGGCCTGTCGGGTGTCTTGTACGGCCTCTACCGCGGTGTCACGTGGGACATGGGCTTCGCAATCCTGCTGCTGCTGTTCGCCGCCGTCACGCTGGGTGGTCTGGGAAGCGCGTTCGGCGCGCTCGTGGGCTCGCTCATCATCGGCATCATCACGGAACTGTCGACCATCGTCATCCCACCCGACCTGCGGTACGCGGTGGCCCTGATCGTGCTCATCGGCGTGCTGCTGTTCCGGCCGCAAGGTGTGCTCGGTCGTAAAGAGCGGATTGGTTGA
- a CDS encoding branched-chain amino acid ABC transporter permease — protein sequence MDWISIFNNAAGELISPTTAAYALAAIGLSVHFGYAGLLNFGQAGFMAVGAYAFAIATLSLSAPVWLAILIAIVASVLFAFILGIPTLRLRADYLAIVTIAAAEIVRYIVSTVGLTDITGGSQGLNGYNREFQALNPLPGGTYGIGPWTYSANDWWVRLFGWGLVIIATLLVFLLMRSPWGRVVKGIREDEDAVRSLGKNVYAYKMQALVLGGVMGGLAGVVFILPRAVQPGNYGTALTFFIWTALLLGGAATLLGPIVGAMLFWVLLSLSNGIIVGLRDVGILGFMSSTQTGQVRFILVGIGLMLLVIFRPQGIFGNKKELSFNV from the coding sequence ATGGACTGGATTTCGATCTTCAACAACGCCGCGGGCGAGCTCATCAGCCCGACCACCGCGGCCTACGCCCTCGCCGCGATCGGCCTCAGCGTGCACTTCGGCTACGCCGGCCTGCTCAACTTCGGTCAAGCGGGCTTCATGGCGGTCGGTGCCTACGCCTTCGCCATCGCGACCCTGTCGCTCTCGGCCCCGGTGTGGCTCGCGATCCTCATCGCGATCGTCGCCTCGGTGCTCTTCGCCTTCATCCTCGGCATCCCGACCCTGCGTCTGCGCGCCGACTACCTCGCGATCGTCACCATCGCCGCCGCCGAGATCGTGCGGTACATCGTGTCGACGGTGGGTCTGACCGACATCACCGGCGGCTCGCAGGGCCTCAATGGATACAACCGTGAGTTCCAGGCGCTGAACCCGCTGCCGGGCGGCACCTACGGCATCGGCCCGTGGACGTATTCGGCCAACGACTGGTGGGTCCGTCTGTTCGGCTGGGGTCTGGTCATCATCGCGACGCTTCTCGTCTTCCTCCTCATGCGCAGCCCGTGGGGCCGCGTCGTCAAGGGCATCCGCGAAGACGAGGATGCCGTGCGCAGCCTCGGCAAGAACGTCTACGCCTACAAGATGCAGGCGCTCGTGCTCGGTGGCGTGATGGGCGGCCTCGCGGGAGTGGTGTTCATCCTCCCCCGCGCCGTGCAGCCCGGTAACTACGGCACCGCGCTGACGTTCTTCATCTGGACCGCTCTCCTCCTCGGAGGAGCAGCGACCCTGCTCGGCCCCATCGTGGGAGCGATGCTGTTCTGGGTCCTGCTGTCGCTGTCGAACGGCATCATCGTGGGACTGCGCGACGTCGGCATCCTGGGCTTCATGTCCAGCACGCAGACGGGCCAGGTGCGTTTCATCCTCGTCGGCATCGGACTGATGCTCCTCGTGATCTTCCGACCACAGGGCATCTTCGGCAACAAGAAGGAGCTGTCGTTCAATGTCTGA
- a CDS encoding ABC transporter ATP-binding protein, producing the protein MSDTTVTHPLVKGEVGPGCAKVDPIVVADSVTRQFGGLKAVDVEHLEIPRGQITALIGPNGAGKTTLFNLLTGFDKPNTGRWSFEGSNLAGVPAFKVSRKGMVRTFQLTKSLGRLSVLQNMLLGARGQKGENIFRALIPSIWSSQEKENTERADDLLRRFKLDAKREDFAASLSGGQRKLLEMARALMSDPKLVMLDEPMAGVNPALTQSLLGHILDLKKEGMSVLFVEHDMHMVRHISDWVVVMAEGRVVAEGPPESVMSDQAVIDAYLGAHHDTDLGDMTTSQLETIQAEAAAEAEAELIADEKDGKL; encoded by the coding sequence ATGTCTGACACGACCGTCACCCACCCGCTCGTCAAGGGCGAGGTCGGACCCGGCTGCGCCAAGGTCGATCCGATCGTCGTCGCCGACAGCGTCACGCGCCAGTTCGGCGGCCTGAAGGCCGTCGACGTCGAGCACCTCGAGATCCCCCGCGGACAGATCACCGCTCTCATCGGCCCCAACGGTGCCGGTAAGACGACCCTGTTCAATCTGTTGACGGGATTCGACAAGCCCAACACAGGCCGCTGGAGCTTCGAGGGCTCGAACCTCGCCGGTGTCCCCGCGTTCAAGGTGTCCCGCAAGGGCATGGTCCGCACCTTCCAGCTGACCAAGTCGCTCGGGCGCCTCTCGGTACTGCAGAACATGCTGCTCGGTGCCCGCGGGCAGAAGGGCGAGAACATCTTCCGCGCCCTCATCCCCTCGATCTGGAGCTCGCAGGAGAAGGAGAACACCGAACGCGCCGACGACCTGCTGCGTCGTTTCAAGCTCGACGCCAAGCGCGAGGACTTCGCCGCGTCCCTGTCGGGCGGCCAGCGCAAGCTCCTCGAGATGGCGCGGGCGCTCATGAGCGACCCGAAGCTCGTCATGCTCGACGAGCCGATGGCCGGCGTCAACCCGGCGCTGACGCAGAGCCTGCTCGGGCACATCCTCGACCTGAAGAAGGAGGGGATGAGCGTGCTGTTCGTCGAACACGACATGCACATGGTGCGCCACATCTCCGACTGGGTCGTCGTCATGGCCGAGGGGCGCGTCGTCGCCGAGGGGCCGCCCGAGAGCGTGATGAGCGACCAGGCCGTCATCGACGCCTATCTCGGCGCCCACCACGACACCGATCTCGGCGACATGACCACGTCGCAGCTCGAGACCATCCAGGCCGAAGCCGCCGCGGAAGCGGAAGCGGAGCTCATCGCCGACGAGAAGGACGGGAAGCTCTGA